One window of the Trifolium pratense cultivar HEN17-A07 linkage group LG2, ARS_RC_1.1, whole genome shotgun sequence genome contains the following:
- the LOC123906781 gene encoding putative disease resistance protein RGA1 isoform X1, with amino-acid sequence MAEAVLEIVLHNLSSLIHKEIALFLGFQQDFNTLSSLLTTIKATLDDAEEQQFSNRAIKDWLLKLKDAAHVLDDILDECATQVLELDHGGFQCGPSHKVLSSCLLSIHPKHVSFRYKIAKKMKRIRERLDEIAEERSKFHLTEIARERRSRVLDWRQTTSIISQPQVYGRNEDKDKIVDFLVDDAYALDDLSVYPIVGLGGLGKTTLAQIIFNHERVVNHFELRIWVCVSEDFSLKRMTKAIIESASGRACEDLDLEPLQRNLLDFLQRKRFLLVLDDVWDDEQENWQRLKSVLACGGKGASVLVTTHLPKVAATVGTMSSHDLSILSDNDCWELFKQRVFGPNEEEHAELVVIGKEIVKKCGGVPLAAIALGSLLRFKRDKKEWLYVKESKLWSLQGENSVMHALKLSYLNLPVNLRQCFAFCSLFPKDHIINKQYLIELWMANGFISSNVMVEAEDIGNEVCNELHWRSFFQDIVRDEFGKITAFKMHDLVHDLAQSVAEEVCCITNDDGVPNMCKRILHLSIYRNKSFEEVDNIRLRGIKSLKTCVTQFTDQVPPHILKSNLLRVLEFQRRNVLSSSIGHLKCLRYLNLSNGKFRTLPKSFCRLFHLQILKLNSCIFLQELPDNLTHLKALKHLYLRFCFSLSRLPPDIRKLTSLRTLSMYPVGKKSGFLLAELGQLNLKGDLHITHMERVKSVLHAREANMLSKHLNQLQLSWAENGESQSQDNVEQILEVLQPHLQELQILNVIGYTGAHFPQWMSSASLKFLNSLKLIGCKSCFHLPQLGKLPSLKNLTVSNMSRVIFIDEDSYGSGFTTGFIALELLILVDLPNLMRLSREDRENMFPRLSRLLVTECPKLLGLPFLPSLKDLNVEENCNQVLLNSFPKHHSLESLEVRDNKDLTCFPDGMLRNLTSLKMLAIDRFSKLEQLPTEIINLNAIYINDCGNLESLTDEVLQGFHSLKIFEIRRCKKFDLSAGFQYLTCLERLVIENCPEVKGFDEALQHMNSLQSLTLLNLPNLASLPDWIGNLSLLCELHMTGCPKLRFLPMNIQRLTNLKSLRIYDCSELGKRCEKEIGVQVVQFDQGYMPMTCLLYSGKKIDRILCCFYAAKCFLDGLFSGSNSSIVFKKEVSLMEWLSLDQIPHANAIMNTLFGSTGSRLLDEVTIVAVTSFCSCRNAKC; translated from the exons ATGGCTGAGGCTGTTCTTGAAATTGTTCTTCACAATTTAAGTTCACTCATTCATAAGGAGATTGCCCTGTTCCTAGGTTTCCAACAAGACTTCAACACTCTTTCTAGCTTGCTCACTACAATCAAGGCTACTCTTGATGATGCTGAGGAGCAACAATTCTCAAACAGAGCCATCAAGGATTGGCTTCTTAAGCTCAAAGATGCTGCTCACGTCCTCGACGACATCTTGGATGAGTGTGCCACTCAAGTACTGGAGCTGGATCATGGAGGATTCCAGTGTGGACCCTCACACAAGGTACTAAGCTCTTGCTTATTGTCTATTCATCCTAAGCATGTTTCTTTTCGTTACAAAATTGctaagaaaatgaaaaggataAGAGAGAGGTTAGATGAAATAGCTGAAGAAAGGAGTAAGTTTCATTTGACTGAGATAGCCAGAGAGAGGAGAAGCCGAGTCCTTGATTGGCGACAAACCACCTCAATTATTTCTCAACCTCAAGTTTATGGAAGAAATGAAGATAAGGATAAAATTGTAGACTTTTTGGTCGATGATGCGTATGCTCTTGACGATTTATCAGTTTATCCAATAGTAGGTCTAGGTGGACTTGGGAAAACAACACTTGCCCAAATTATCTTTAATCATGAGAGGGTAGTCAACCACTTTGAGCTAAGAATTTgggtatgtgtttcagaagatTTTAGTTTGAAGAGAATGACAAAAGCCATCATTGAATCTGCATCTGGCCGTGCTTGTGAGGATTTAGATCTAGAGCCGCTGCAAAGAAACCTTTTGGATTTTCTACAAAGAAAAAGATTTTTGCTGGTGTTAGATGATGTGTGGGACGATGAGCAAGAGAATTGGCAGAGATTAAAATCTGTTTTGGCATGTGGAGGCAAGGGGGCTTCGGTTTTGGTCACTACTCATCTTCCAAAGGTTGCGGCAACCGTGGGAACGATGTCGTCTCATGATTTATCAATACTATCTGACAATGATTGTTGGGAATTATTTAAACAAAGAGTCTTTGGACCAAATGAGGAAGAACATGCTGAGCTTGTAGTCATAGGGAAGGAGATAGTAAAAAAGTGTGGGGGAGTTCCTCTTGCCGCAATCGCATTAGGAAGTCTCTTGCGTTTTAAAAGAGATAAAAAGGAGTGGCTCTATGTGAAGGAAAGCAAGCTATGGAGTTTACAAGGCGAAAACTCTGTTATGCATGCACTGAAATTAAGTTACTTGAATTTGCCCGTAAATTTGAGACAATGTTTTGCCTTCTGTTCACTATTTCCCAAAGATCATATAATAAATAAGCAATATCTGATTGAACTTTGGATGGCAAATGGATTTATTTCATCCAATGTAATGGTGGAAGCGGAAGATATTGGCAATGAAGTATGTAATGAATTACATTGGAGATCATTTTTCCAAGATATTGTGAGAGATGAATTTGGCAAAATTACGGCTTTCAAGATGCATGATCTTGTTCACGATCTTGCTCAATCTGTTGCAGAAGAGGTTTGTTGTATTACAAATGATGACGGTGTACCTAATATGTGTAAAAGAATCCTCCACCTGTCAATTTATAGGAATAAGTCATTTGAGGAAGTGGACAATATCCGGTTGCGTGGTATCAAATCATTGAAGACATGTGTAACACAATTTACTGACCAAGTTCCACCTCATATACTGAAAAGTAATCTTTTACGAGTGCTTGAGTTCCAAAGAAGAAATGTGTTGTCATCTTCAATTGGTCATTTAAAATGTCTAAGGTACTTGAATCTTTCAAATGGTAAATTCAGAACTCTTCCGAAATCCTTTTGTAGGCTTTTCCATCTGCAGATTTTGAAATTAAACAGTTGTATTTTTCTCCAAGAGTTGCCTGATAATTTGACACATTTGAAAGCTCTGAAACATTTATATTTAAGGTTCTGTTTTTCACTATCAAGACTGCCTCCCGATATCAGGAAGTTGACATCCTTAAGGACATTGAGCATGTATCCGGTTGGCAAAAAAAGTGGGTTCCTTTTGGCAGAATTGGGACAATTGAACCTTAAAGGTGACCTTCACATCACACACATGGAGAGAGTGAAAAGTGTATTACATGCCAGAGAAGCCAATATGTTGAGTAAACACCTAAACCAGTTACAGTTGTCATGGGCTGAAAATGGAGAGTCTCAATCACAAGACAATGTTGAACAAATTCTTGAAGTTCTTCAACCTCATCTCCAAGAACTTCAAATTTTGAATGTGATAGGATATACTGGTGCTCATTTTCCACAATGGATGTCCAGTGCTTCTCtcaaatttttaaattctctaAAACTCATCGGTTGCAAAAGCTGCTTTCACCTTCCACAACTCGGGAAACTACCCTCTCTAAAGAATCTAACAGTATCCAACATGAGTCGTGTAATATTCATAGATGAGGACTCATATGGTAGTGGATTTACAACAGGTTTCATTGCACTAGAATTGTTGATACTGGTGGATCTGCCAAACCTAATGAGGTTATCAAGGGAGGATAGAGAAAACATGTTCCCACGCCTTTCAAGACTTCTAGTTACTGAATGTCCTAAATTGTTGGGCTTGCCTTTCCTTCCATCTCTCAAGGATTTAAATGTAGAAGAGAATTGCAACCAAGTTTTACTAAATTCATTTCCTAAACATCACAGTCTTGAATCCCTTGAGGTCAGAGATAATAAAGACCTAACTTGTTTTCCAGATGGGATGCTACGGAACCTCACTTCTCTTAAGATGTTGGCAATTGATAGATTTTCCAAACTTGAGCAACTCCCAACTGAGATCATTAAccttaatgcaatatatattaaTGATTGCGGCAATCTTGAGTCATTGACAGATGAAGTATTACAAGGGTTTCACTCTCTTAAGATATTTGAGATAAGGCGCTGCAAAAAGTTCGATTTGTCAGCCGGTTTTCAATACCTGACTTGTCTTGAGAGATTGGTGATTGAAAATTGCCCAGAAGTAAAAGGTTTTGACGAAGCTTTACAACATATGAATTCTCTACAATCATTAACATTGTTGAATCTTCCAAACCTAGCATCCCTTCCTGATTGGATAGGAAACCTAAGTTTGCTTTGCGAATTACATATGACTGGTTGTCCAAAGTTGAGATTTCTTCCAATGAATATTCAAAGACTTACTAATCTGAAAAGTTTGAGAATTTATGATTGCAGTGAGTTAGGGAAACGATGTGAAAAGGAAATCG GAGTGCAGGTGGTGCAGTTTGATCAAGGCTATATGCCAATGACATGTCTTCTGTATAGCGGAAAGAAAATAGACAGAATTCTTTGTTGCTTTTATGCTGCGAAATGTTTTCTGGATGGACTATTCTCTGGATCTAATTCCTCTATAGTATTCAAAAAGGAG GTTTCATTGATGGAATGGTTATCTCTGGATCAAATTCCTCATGCAAATGCGATAATGAACACTCTTTTTGGAAGTACAGGGAGCAGGTTGTTGGATGAAGTAACAATTGTAGCTGTCACAAGCTTCTGTAGCTGTCGCAACGCGAAATGTTAA
- the LOC123906781 gene encoding putative disease resistance protein RGA1 isoform X2 encodes MPPSQRKKKEIESINCISFQQDFNTLSSLLTTIKATLDDAEEQQFSNRAIKDWLLKLKDAAHVLDDILDECATQVLELDHGGFQCGPSHKVLSSCLLSIHPKHVSFRYKIAKKMKRIRERLDEIAEERSKFHLTEIARERRSRVLDWRQTTSIISQPQVYGRNEDKDKIVDFLVDDAYALDDLSVYPIVGLGGLGKTTLAQIIFNHERVVNHFELRIWVCVSEDFSLKRMTKAIIESASGRACEDLDLEPLQRNLLDFLQRKRFLLVLDDVWDDEQENWQRLKSVLACGGKGASVLVTTHLPKVAATVGTMSSHDLSILSDNDCWELFKQRVFGPNEEEHAELVVIGKEIVKKCGGVPLAAIALGSLLRFKRDKKEWLYVKESKLWSLQGENSVMHALKLSYLNLPVNLRQCFAFCSLFPKDHIINKQYLIELWMANGFISSNVMVEAEDIGNEVCNELHWRSFFQDIVRDEFGKITAFKMHDLVHDLAQSVAEEVCCITNDDGVPNMCKRILHLSIYRNKSFEEVDNIRLRGIKSLKTCVTQFTDQVPPHILKSNLLRVLEFQRRNVLSSSIGHLKCLRYLNLSNGKFRTLPKSFCRLFHLQILKLNSCIFLQELPDNLTHLKALKHLYLRFCFSLSRLPPDIRKLTSLRTLSMYPVGKKSGFLLAELGQLNLKGDLHITHMERVKSVLHAREANMLSKHLNQLQLSWAENGESQSQDNVEQILEVLQPHLQELQILNVIGYTGAHFPQWMSSASLKFLNSLKLIGCKSCFHLPQLGKLPSLKNLTVSNMSRVIFIDEDSYGSGFTTGFIALELLILVDLPNLMRLSREDRENMFPRLSRLLVTECPKLLGLPFLPSLKDLNVEENCNQVLLNSFPKHHSLESLEVRDNKDLTCFPDGMLRNLTSLKMLAIDRFSKLEQLPTEIINLNAIYINDCGNLESLTDEVLQGFHSLKIFEIRRCKKFDLSAGFQYLTCLERLVIENCPEVKGFDEALQHMNSLQSLTLLNLPNLASLPDWIGNLSLLCELHMTGCPKLRFLPMNIQRLTNLKSLRIYDCSELGKRCEKEIGVQVVQFDQGYMPMTCLLYSGKKIDRILCCFYAAKCFLDGLFSGSNSSIVFKKEVSLMEWLSLDQIPHANAIMNTLFGSTGSRLLDEVTIVAVTSFCSCRNAKC; translated from the exons ATGCCACCGTCACAGAGGAAGAAAAAAGAGATTGAATCGATCAACTGTATCA GTTTCCAACAAGACTTCAACACTCTTTCTAGCTTGCTCACTACAATCAAGGCTACTCTTGATGATGCTGAGGAGCAACAATTCTCAAACAGAGCCATCAAGGATTGGCTTCTTAAGCTCAAAGATGCTGCTCACGTCCTCGACGACATCTTGGATGAGTGTGCCACTCAAGTACTGGAGCTGGATCATGGAGGATTCCAGTGTGGACCCTCACACAAGGTACTAAGCTCTTGCTTATTGTCTATTCATCCTAAGCATGTTTCTTTTCGTTACAAAATTGctaagaaaatgaaaaggataAGAGAGAGGTTAGATGAAATAGCTGAAGAAAGGAGTAAGTTTCATTTGACTGAGATAGCCAGAGAGAGGAGAAGCCGAGTCCTTGATTGGCGACAAACCACCTCAATTATTTCTCAACCTCAAGTTTATGGAAGAAATGAAGATAAGGATAAAATTGTAGACTTTTTGGTCGATGATGCGTATGCTCTTGACGATTTATCAGTTTATCCAATAGTAGGTCTAGGTGGACTTGGGAAAACAACACTTGCCCAAATTATCTTTAATCATGAGAGGGTAGTCAACCACTTTGAGCTAAGAATTTgggtatgtgtttcagaagatTTTAGTTTGAAGAGAATGACAAAAGCCATCATTGAATCTGCATCTGGCCGTGCTTGTGAGGATTTAGATCTAGAGCCGCTGCAAAGAAACCTTTTGGATTTTCTACAAAGAAAAAGATTTTTGCTGGTGTTAGATGATGTGTGGGACGATGAGCAAGAGAATTGGCAGAGATTAAAATCTGTTTTGGCATGTGGAGGCAAGGGGGCTTCGGTTTTGGTCACTACTCATCTTCCAAAGGTTGCGGCAACCGTGGGAACGATGTCGTCTCATGATTTATCAATACTATCTGACAATGATTGTTGGGAATTATTTAAACAAAGAGTCTTTGGACCAAATGAGGAAGAACATGCTGAGCTTGTAGTCATAGGGAAGGAGATAGTAAAAAAGTGTGGGGGAGTTCCTCTTGCCGCAATCGCATTAGGAAGTCTCTTGCGTTTTAAAAGAGATAAAAAGGAGTGGCTCTATGTGAAGGAAAGCAAGCTATGGAGTTTACAAGGCGAAAACTCTGTTATGCATGCACTGAAATTAAGTTACTTGAATTTGCCCGTAAATTTGAGACAATGTTTTGCCTTCTGTTCACTATTTCCCAAAGATCATATAATAAATAAGCAATATCTGATTGAACTTTGGATGGCAAATGGATTTATTTCATCCAATGTAATGGTGGAAGCGGAAGATATTGGCAATGAAGTATGTAATGAATTACATTGGAGATCATTTTTCCAAGATATTGTGAGAGATGAATTTGGCAAAATTACGGCTTTCAAGATGCATGATCTTGTTCACGATCTTGCTCAATCTGTTGCAGAAGAGGTTTGTTGTATTACAAATGATGACGGTGTACCTAATATGTGTAAAAGAATCCTCCACCTGTCAATTTATAGGAATAAGTCATTTGAGGAAGTGGACAATATCCGGTTGCGTGGTATCAAATCATTGAAGACATGTGTAACACAATTTACTGACCAAGTTCCACCTCATATACTGAAAAGTAATCTTTTACGAGTGCTTGAGTTCCAAAGAAGAAATGTGTTGTCATCTTCAATTGGTCATTTAAAATGTCTAAGGTACTTGAATCTTTCAAATGGTAAATTCAGAACTCTTCCGAAATCCTTTTGTAGGCTTTTCCATCTGCAGATTTTGAAATTAAACAGTTGTATTTTTCTCCAAGAGTTGCCTGATAATTTGACACATTTGAAAGCTCTGAAACATTTATATTTAAGGTTCTGTTTTTCACTATCAAGACTGCCTCCCGATATCAGGAAGTTGACATCCTTAAGGACATTGAGCATGTATCCGGTTGGCAAAAAAAGTGGGTTCCTTTTGGCAGAATTGGGACAATTGAACCTTAAAGGTGACCTTCACATCACACACATGGAGAGAGTGAAAAGTGTATTACATGCCAGAGAAGCCAATATGTTGAGTAAACACCTAAACCAGTTACAGTTGTCATGGGCTGAAAATGGAGAGTCTCAATCACAAGACAATGTTGAACAAATTCTTGAAGTTCTTCAACCTCATCTCCAAGAACTTCAAATTTTGAATGTGATAGGATATACTGGTGCTCATTTTCCACAATGGATGTCCAGTGCTTCTCtcaaatttttaaattctctaAAACTCATCGGTTGCAAAAGCTGCTTTCACCTTCCACAACTCGGGAAACTACCCTCTCTAAAGAATCTAACAGTATCCAACATGAGTCGTGTAATATTCATAGATGAGGACTCATATGGTAGTGGATTTACAACAGGTTTCATTGCACTAGAATTGTTGATACTGGTGGATCTGCCAAACCTAATGAGGTTATCAAGGGAGGATAGAGAAAACATGTTCCCACGCCTTTCAAGACTTCTAGTTACTGAATGTCCTAAATTGTTGGGCTTGCCTTTCCTTCCATCTCTCAAGGATTTAAATGTAGAAGAGAATTGCAACCAAGTTTTACTAAATTCATTTCCTAAACATCACAGTCTTGAATCCCTTGAGGTCAGAGATAATAAAGACCTAACTTGTTTTCCAGATGGGATGCTACGGAACCTCACTTCTCTTAAGATGTTGGCAATTGATAGATTTTCCAAACTTGAGCAACTCCCAACTGAGATCATTAAccttaatgcaatatatattaaTGATTGCGGCAATCTTGAGTCATTGACAGATGAAGTATTACAAGGGTTTCACTCTCTTAAGATATTTGAGATAAGGCGCTGCAAAAAGTTCGATTTGTCAGCCGGTTTTCAATACCTGACTTGTCTTGAGAGATTGGTGATTGAAAATTGCCCAGAAGTAAAAGGTTTTGACGAAGCTTTACAACATATGAATTCTCTACAATCATTAACATTGTTGAATCTTCCAAACCTAGCATCCCTTCCTGATTGGATAGGAAACCTAAGTTTGCTTTGCGAATTACATATGACTGGTTGTCCAAAGTTGAGATTTCTTCCAATGAATATTCAAAGACTTACTAATCTGAAAAGTTTGAGAATTTATGATTGCAGTGAGTTAGGGAAACGATGTGAAAAGGAAATCG GAGTGCAGGTGGTGCAGTTTGATCAAGGCTATATGCCAATGACATGTCTTCTGTATAGCGGAAAGAAAATAGACAGAATTCTTTGTTGCTTTTATGCTGCGAAATGTTTTCTGGATGGACTATTCTCTGGATCTAATTCCTCTATAGTATTCAAAAAGGAG GTTTCATTGATGGAATGGTTATCTCTGGATCAAATTCCTCATGCAAATGCGATAATGAACACTCTTTTTGGAAGTACAGGGAGCAGGTTGTTGGATGAAGTAACAATTGTAGCTGTCACAAGCTTCTGTAGCTGTCGCAACGCGAAATGTTAA
- the LOC123906781 gene encoding putative disease resistance protein RGA1 isoform X3, with amino-acid sequence MAEAVLEIVLHNLSSLIHKEIALFLGFQQDFNTLSSLLTTIKATLDDAEEQQFSNRAIKDWLLKLKDAAHVLDDILDECATQVLELDHGGFQCGPSHKVLSSCLLSIHPKHVSFRYKIAKKMKRIRERLDEIAEERSKFHLTEIARERRSRVLDWRQTTSIISQPQVYGRNEDKDKIVDFLVDDAYALDDLSVYPIVGLGGLGKTTLAQIIFNHERVVNHFELRIWVCVSEDFSLKRMTKAIIESASGRACEDLDLEPLQRNLLDFLQRKRFLLVLDDVWDDEQENWQRLKSVLACGGKGASVLVTTHLPKVAATVGTMSSHDLSILSDNDCWELFKQRVFGPNEEEHAELVVIGKEIVKKCGGVPLAAIALGSLLRFKRDKKEWLYVKESKLWSLQGENSVMHALKLSYLNLPVNLRQCFAFCSLFPKDHIINKQYLIELWMANGFISSNVMVEAEDIGNEVCNELHWRSFFQDIVRDEFGKITAFKMHDLVHDLAQSVAEEVCCITNDDGVPNMCKRILHLSIYRNKSFEEVDNIRLRGIKSLKTCVTQFTDQVPPHILKSNLLRVLEFQRRNVLSSSIGHLKCLRYLNLSNGKFRTLPKSFCRLFHLQILKLNSCIFLQELPDNLTHLKALKHLYLRFCFSLSRLPPDIRKLTSLRTLSMYPVGKKSGFLLAELGQLNLKGDLHITHMERVKSVLHAREANMLSKHLNQLQLSWAENGESQSQDNVEQILEVLQPHLQELQILNVIGYTGAHFPQWMSSASLKFLNSLKLIGCKSCFHLPQLGKLPSLKNLTVSNMSRVIFIDEDSYGSGFTTGFIALELLILVDLPNLMRLSREDRENMFPRLSRLLVTECPKLLGLPFLPSLKDLNVEENCNQVLLNSFPKHHSLESLEVRDNKDLTCFPDGMLRNLTSLKMLAIDRFSKLEQLPTEIINLNAIYINDCGNLESLTDEVLQGFHSLKIFEIRRCKKFDLSAGFQYLTCLERLVIENCPEVKGFDEALQHMNSLQSLTLLNLPNLASLPDWIGNLSLLCELHMTGCPKLRFLPMNIQRLTNLKSLRIYDCSELGKRCEKEIGEDWPKISHIQNIEIKNGKM; translated from the coding sequence ATGGCTGAGGCTGTTCTTGAAATTGTTCTTCACAATTTAAGTTCACTCATTCATAAGGAGATTGCCCTGTTCCTAGGTTTCCAACAAGACTTCAACACTCTTTCTAGCTTGCTCACTACAATCAAGGCTACTCTTGATGATGCTGAGGAGCAACAATTCTCAAACAGAGCCATCAAGGATTGGCTTCTTAAGCTCAAAGATGCTGCTCACGTCCTCGACGACATCTTGGATGAGTGTGCCACTCAAGTACTGGAGCTGGATCATGGAGGATTCCAGTGTGGACCCTCACACAAGGTACTAAGCTCTTGCTTATTGTCTATTCATCCTAAGCATGTTTCTTTTCGTTACAAAATTGctaagaaaatgaaaaggataAGAGAGAGGTTAGATGAAATAGCTGAAGAAAGGAGTAAGTTTCATTTGACTGAGATAGCCAGAGAGAGGAGAAGCCGAGTCCTTGATTGGCGACAAACCACCTCAATTATTTCTCAACCTCAAGTTTATGGAAGAAATGAAGATAAGGATAAAATTGTAGACTTTTTGGTCGATGATGCGTATGCTCTTGACGATTTATCAGTTTATCCAATAGTAGGTCTAGGTGGACTTGGGAAAACAACACTTGCCCAAATTATCTTTAATCATGAGAGGGTAGTCAACCACTTTGAGCTAAGAATTTgggtatgtgtttcagaagatTTTAGTTTGAAGAGAATGACAAAAGCCATCATTGAATCTGCATCTGGCCGTGCTTGTGAGGATTTAGATCTAGAGCCGCTGCAAAGAAACCTTTTGGATTTTCTACAAAGAAAAAGATTTTTGCTGGTGTTAGATGATGTGTGGGACGATGAGCAAGAGAATTGGCAGAGATTAAAATCTGTTTTGGCATGTGGAGGCAAGGGGGCTTCGGTTTTGGTCACTACTCATCTTCCAAAGGTTGCGGCAACCGTGGGAACGATGTCGTCTCATGATTTATCAATACTATCTGACAATGATTGTTGGGAATTATTTAAACAAAGAGTCTTTGGACCAAATGAGGAAGAACATGCTGAGCTTGTAGTCATAGGGAAGGAGATAGTAAAAAAGTGTGGGGGAGTTCCTCTTGCCGCAATCGCATTAGGAAGTCTCTTGCGTTTTAAAAGAGATAAAAAGGAGTGGCTCTATGTGAAGGAAAGCAAGCTATGGAGTTTACAAGGCGAAAACTCTGTTATGCATGCACTGAAATTAAGTTACTTGAATTTGCCCGTAAATTTGAGACAATGTTTTGCCTTCTGTTCACTATTTCCCAAAGATCATATAATAAATAAGCAATATCTGATTGAACTTTGGATGGCAAATGGATTTATTTCATCCAATGTAATGGTGGAAGCGGAAGATATTGGCAATGAAGTATGTAATGAATTACATTGGAGATCATTTTTCCAAGATATTGTGAGAGATGAATTTGGCAAAATTACGGCTTTCAAGATGCATGATCTTGTTCACGATCTTGCTCAATCTGTTGCAGAAGAGGTTTGTTGTATTACAAATGATGACGGTGTACCTAATATGTGTAAAAGAATCCTCCACCTGTCAATTTATAGGAATAAGTCATTTGAGGAAGTGGACAATATCCGGTTGCGTGGTATCAAATCATTGAAGACATGTGTAACACAATTTACTGACCAAGTTCCACCTCATATACTGAAAAGTAATCTTTTACGAGTGCTTGAGTTCCAAAGAAGAAATGTGTTGTCATCTTCAATTGGTCATTTAAAATGTCTAAGGTACTTGAATCTTTCAAATGGTAAATTCAGAACTCTTCCGAAATCCTTTTGTAGGCTTTTCCATCTGCAGATTTTGAAATTAAACAGTTGTATTTTTCTCCAAGAGTTGCCTGATAATTTGACACATTTGAAAGCTCTGAAACATTTATATTTAAGGTTCTGTTTTTCACTATCAAGACTGCCTCCCGATATCAGGAAGTTGACATCCTTAAGGACATTGAGCATGTATCCGGTTGGCAAAAAAAGTGGGTTCCTTTTGGCAGAATTGGGACAATTGAACCTTAAAGGTGACCTTCACATCACACACATGGAGAGAGTGAAAAGTGTATTACATGCCAGAGAAGCCAATATGTTGAGTAAACACCTAAACCAGTTACAGTTGTCATGGGCTGAAAATGGAGAGTCTCAATCACAAGACAATGTTGAACAAATTCTTGAAGTTCTTCAACCTCATCTCCAAGAACTTCAAATTTTGAATGTGATAGGATATACTGGTGCTCATTTTCCACAATGGATGTCCAGTGCTTCTCtcaaatttttaaattctctaAAACTCATCGGTTGCAAAAGCTGCTTTCACCTTCCACAACTCGGGAAACTACCCTCTCTAAAGAATCTAACAGTATCCAACATGAGTCGTGTAATATTCATAGATGAGGACTCATATGGTAGTGGATTTACAACAGGTTTCATTGCACTAGAATTGTTGATACTGGTGGATCTGCCAAACCTAATGAGGTTATCAAGGGAGGATAGAGAAAACATGTTCCCACGCCTTTCAAGACTTCTAGTTACTGAATGTCCTAAATTGTTGGGCTTGCCTTTCCTTCCATCTCTCAAGGATTTAAATGTAGAAGAGAATTGCAACCAAGTTTTACTAAATTCATTTCCTAAACATCACAGTCTTGAATCCCTTGAGGTCAGAGATAATAAAGACCTAACTTGTTTTCCAGATGGGATGCTACGGAACCTCACTTCTCTTAAGATGTTGGCAATTGATAGATTTTCCAAACTTGAGCAACTCCCAACTGAGATCATTAAccttaatgcaatatatattaaTGATTGCGGCAATCTTGAGTCATTGACAGATGAAGTATTACAAGGGTTTCACTCTCTTAAGATATTTGAGATAAGGCGCTGCAAAAAGTTCGATTTGTCAGCCGGTTTTCAATACCTGACTTGTCTTGAGAGATTGGTGATTGAAAATTGCCCAGAAGTAAAAGGTTTTGACGAAGCTTTACAACATATGAATTCTCTACAATCATTAACATTGTTGAATCTTCCAAACCTAGCATCCCTTCCTGATTGGATAGGAAACCTAAGTTTGCTTTGCGAATTACATATGACTGGTTGTCCAAAGTTGAGATTTCTTCCAATGAATATTCAAAGACTTACTAATCTGAAAAGTTTGAGAATTTATGATTGCAGTGAGTTAGGGAAACGATGTGAAAAGGAAATCGGTGAGGATTGGCCAAAAATATCTCACattcaaaatattgaaattaaaaatgggAAAATGTAA